The Flavobacteriales bacterium genome segment TGACTAAAGAAATGATTGACTGCATTTGAACTACTAAAGAACACCCAGTCCGTTCGGGCATTTTCATAGAATTCCACCCTAGCTATTTCGATCATTGACTTTCCAATCAATTCAACACCATTTGCTGTCATTGATTTTGCCAAATATCCTTTCTCGTCAATATCTCTTGTGATAAAAACCTTAAGATCAGTCTTAGCCATTAATAGATCATGTACTTTTTGCGATGCGCCCTCTACCTTCTTGGTTTCCCAATATACTCTCTTAGGAAANTCACTAAACTTTTGAGATAAAACTGCCCATATTTTATATGTGCCTTCTTCCTTCTCGCAGTAAACGCCAAGTGGTAACTGGCAACCTCCGTCCATTAAACGAAGTACGCCTCTTTCAATACCTATTTTATCTTGAACCAACGAATCATTCATAGGGCTTAATGCAGCCAATAAATCCTCATCTTCTTCTCTAATCTGTAAACCCAACACTCCTTGGGCTGGTGAAGGAATAAATTCTTTTGGATTCAATTTTTCAACATGAAACTCATCCAGATTAATCTCCAATCTCTCAACTCCGGCCACCGCAAGCATAATGGCATCGTAATCCTCTATTCTAAGTTTCTTAATTCGAGTAGGCACATTACCTCTCAAATCTTTAATTTTTATATCATTTCTAAAAGACAAAAGTTGTGTTTTCCTTCTTGCCGATGAGGTTCCAACCACGGCACCTCCCTTTAAGAAAAACTTCTTCGTAATGTCTACCGATTCCTTTTTTACGATGAGATACTCTCTGGGATCTTCTCTTCGCGATACAGCACCAATGATTAGTCCTTCTGAATTTGTTGTTTCTAAATCTTTGTGTGAGTGAACTGCAAGATCAATTGATTTATTCAACAATGCTTCTTCAATCTCTTTGGTAAAGAATCCTTTACCTTCCATCTTATCAAAACTCAAATGTTGAATCTTGTCCCCTTGCGTCTTAATAATCTTAATATCAGAATCTAAGCCTAAGGCTTTTAGCTGACCTTGCACATGATTGGCTTGCCAAAGGGCTAAATCACTACCCCGTGATCCGATAATAATTTTCTTCTCCATCTTAAGGATCTTTCGTTTTCAGGAAAGCTTTTTGTCGTTAGGTTTAACAAGGATGTCTTTAGCCATTTTCATGGGAACAGAAATATATTTCTTCTCCATATACTCCATTACTCTATCAAGCACCTCTTTTGCATTGTCATCTAAGCCTTCTATTTCTTTTTGAAATACTTCTGATAATGCTTTTTCTTTAATTTCTTTCACTTTAGCTGGCACCCCTTTCATGGCTAACTCCACATTTCTAAAGTCAAATAACATTTTAAACGAGTCTAAATTCTCGTTCAATATCCCTTCACATTTCAATAACTCTTTCTTCCTCTTCTGAAGATTACTTTCGGCCAAAACCTTCAACGTATCTATATCAATAAGATTTATAGAATTATCTTTCAATACATCCCGATCTAAATCGTTCGGCAAAGCAAGATCTACAACCGTTTTTTTATTTGATTCCCCAGCAAGTAAAGAAGTATATATTTCTGGGGTGATAATCGGATCTGTAGAACCGGTGCAAGTAATAATTACATCAAATCCTTTCGAATAGATTTTCAGATCTTCCAGTCCAAAGGCCTTCCCCTTCAATTTTACTGCAAGTCTTTCCGCATTTTTAAAAGTTCTATTAAACACGCTCATATTCCCAAAGTGATGTTTCTTTAGGTAACTCGCCATCTTCTCATTTGTCTCCCCAGCACCAATAATTAGAAAACGGGCATCTGGTTGGATGTTATATTCTTTTAACTTTCGATAGGCCAATGAAACTACAGACACTGGATTCCTCGAAATATCGGTTTTGGTATAAATCTCTTTTGCAGTCGTAACAGCATGATTGATTGTAAGCTTTATTAACTCGCCCGTAATTCCAATAGCCTTACAATGCTCAAAGGCTTTTCTCACTTGCGATATTATCTCACGCTCACCTACCACTAACGATTCCAAAGAAGAAGCGACTTTTAACAAATGTTTCACAGCTCCCTCACCACTGATAACATTTATTCTAGATAAAATAGTTTCTATACTTTCTAGTTTCGAGGTGGGCTCAAATGATTCAAAAAAGTTTTTTACAAATTCACTATCCGTTTTTTTTTTCGTAACAACCAGGAATTCAACTCGATTGCAAGTACATAAATACATCAACTCCTCTACTCCTGTTTTCTCTTTTAGATCAACAAGAAGTTTATCGTAAGTCTTTTCTTCCAAGTGAAATCGACTGATTTCATCCAGAGAAATGTCCTTATGCGTGAAAGCAATTATATGTAAATGTTCTAAATTCAAATTTGTCTTCTTGAGACAAGATTAAAATCTTAAAATGTGACTTTTGTCACAGAAATGTAAAACTTTCTATTCTTGTTTGCTCTGCTTCTTAAGCTCAGCGGCAATTTCGATCTGTGTATACCAATCTTGACCGAATTTTCGAATCAATGGTTCTTTAAGGAATTCATACACAGGAACATCCAATTTATCTCCATAAACACATGCCCATTCACAAACTACCCACTTGTGATAATTCACCGCATCGAAATTTTCATTCTTGGTTATCCGAATAGGATATAAGTGACATGAAATTGGTTTTTTGAAGTCAATTTTCCCCTCTGATTCAGCTCTTTCAATAGCACACTTGGCAGTCCCTTTTTCAAAAAATACATATGCACATTGTTCATCCCCCACTAACGGGGTTGCCAATTCATTGTCGTCTGTAACAACATAAACGCCTTGCTTTGCAATTGCAGCCTTGCCCTCCTCTGTCATATAAGGCTCTACCTTATCTCTAATCTCCTCCAGGATTTCGATCTCATCCTCCTCTAAAGGTGCACCTTCATCACCAGCTACGCAACATTTGCCTTTACAGGCCTTCAAGTCGCATACAAATTTCACATCCAGGATGTCTTCTGAAACCAGCGTATCTTCTACAATTATCATAATGCAAAGATAAAGAATGATTTGGGTTTATCTTACATTTGCGCCATGGCAGCAGATGAAAATATGATGAAAAAGATAGTAGCTCATTCTAAAGAGTATGGGTTTATCTTTCAGTCCAGCGATATTTACGATGGATTAGGAGCCGTTTACGATTACGGCCAAATGGGTGTTGAATTGAAAAACAACATTAAAAGTTATTGGTGGAAATCGATGGTGCAAATGCACGAAAATATAGTAGGAATTGATTCTGCAATATTTATGCACCCGCGAGTTTGGGAAGCCTCTGGCCATGTTGATGCGTTTAACGATCCATTAATCGATAATAAAGATTCTAAAAAAAGATACCGCGCTGATGTATTATTAGAAGACTACATCGAAAAAATAAACGGCAAAATCATCAAAGAAGTTAAAAAGGCAGCTAAACGTTTTGGAGACTCTTTTAACGAATCCGAGTTTAGATCTACTAATGGAAGAGTACTTGACAATCAGAAAAAGATTGATGATGTAAACGACCGTATGAAGTC includes the following:
- the hemC gene encoding hydroxymethylbilane synthase, with the protein product MEKKIIIGSRGSDLALWQANHVQGQLKALGLDSDIKIIKTQGDKIQHLSFDKMEGKGFFTKEIEEALLNKSIDLAVHSHKDLETTNSEGLIIGAVSRREDPREYLIVKKESVDITKKFFLKGGAVVGTSSARRKTQLLSFRNDIKIKDLRGNVPTRIKKLRIEDYDAIMLAVAGVERLEINLDEFHVEKLNPKEFIPSPAQGVLGLQIREEDEDLLAALSPMNDSLVQDKIGIERGVLRLMDGGCQLPLGVYCEKEEGTYKIWAVLSQKFSXFPKRVYWETKKVEGASQKVHDLLMAKTDLKVFITRDIDEKGYLAKSMTANGVELIGKSMIEIARVEFYENARTDWVFFSSSNAVNHFFSQDPKMKDNMKFGAIGSATAKTLNEKGFRVDFIGDSPNTELVGDQFSNIVEGQSILFPGAVQSLRTVQKQLKGSSEILDLSVYETMLKKEEAPDADVYIFTSPSNVEAFFSTNRIPLDKRVIAIGPSTKKRLENYTTDSLYLPYVPSELAIVDTIFSLN
- the hemA gene encoding glutamyl-tRNA reductase, with protein sequence MNLEHLHIIAFTHKDISLDEISRFHLEEKTYDKLLVDLKEKTGVEELMYLCTCNRVEFLVVTKKKTDSEFVKNFFESFEPTSKLESIETILSRINVISGEGAVKHLLKVASSLESLVVGEREIISQVRKAFEHCKAIGITGELIKLTINHAVTTAKEIYTKTDISRNPVSVVSLAYRKLKEYNIQPDARFLIIGAGETNEKMASYLKKHHFGNMSVFNRTFKNAERLAVKLKGKAFGLEDLKIYSKGFDVIITCTGSTDPIITPEIYTSLLAGESNKKTVVDLALPNDLDRDVLKDNSINLIDIDTLKVLAESNLQKRKKELLKCEGILNENLDSFKMLFDFRNVELAMKGVPAKVKEIKEKALSEVFQKEIEGLDDNAKEVLDRVMEYMEKKYISVPMKMAKDILVKPNDKKLS
- a CDS encoding DUF3109 family protein; its protein translation is MIIVEDTLVSEDILDVKFVCDLKACKGKCCVAGDEGAPLEEDEIEILEEIRDKVEPYMTEEGKAAIAKQGVYVVTDDNELATPLVGDEQCAYVFFEKGTAKCAIERAESEGKIDFKKPISCHLYPIRITKNENFDAVNYHKWVVCEWACVYGDKLDVPVYEFLKEPLIRKFGQDWYTQIEIAAELKKQSKQE